One genomic region from Acidobacteriota bacterium encodes:
- a CDS encoding IPT/TIG domain-containing protein, whose translation MNAVAGVRRTIAVLGAAFALCAASRAQVPGEAWERIAVLGHDVKCLAFSPDYANDRTIFAGTGGMGVWRSQDGGDTWVRNGTVYLATSIVTDLAISPNYPNDPTLYAITESGNVFVSTNADLSTWSFTISLPAPGLDARGTSLGISPDYASDGTVFAGYDGDGLYITRNRGSSWTQDTGSLSRLIRLLDIAVDPNFATTDEVILGGVSQDGCLYRWASGVWTKINGSLGDGDGDTITTVRYEGNGRIWVGTKNNGAWHRLGWSSGWAACWDGVNTNDKPAVLSLDRVGGSAPKFMEGRGDSLFQSSDASGYGTSCSLYDSAHPVQVCRFEPGWNGTTSCTVFIGTPHGLLRKSCASSPVKTTTDRIDGWAVARAPGGTAHFMGSKGQGLFKHVAGTNMVRYNNFPNKQIPEITAICLDPLYDEVEGYSDGDCVQDRSVLFVAANFTRAPWDNGVYKSSDFGNTWTKLATGWPTSAITLYDLAISPNYREGGPDTTLYAATSIGVYRWNGPSTGWSYQWRPLTVTPVYRVAVPPLYNRYGASGYAYHGVFASTDNGAGDNEIWFSDDDGVTWEQVGYPGTTRGRVTGFAFDGNFGGSGSPSTLVVSAVPTDPVHMGGVFTSNRSGGGWGVWSSITPGSGSSSVVWDVSTEPTYLPTDLSRRHLGCATNGGVYFSDDAGASWSRRISSGGFSVQYDRSDSAGQNVVVGLQTLGARLTDDGASSFTAFTGYHYLPDDVWATVAHDRDPNVLFSSSPSMGVFVSEDKGISYRPWNRRPPGTTAGPCVLRSGLGLAMLTDRRNGTGLDIVWAGTVSEGIKARYIYYDSTTGKIDLETENGTAPNGWRHNTWYSDSSQITGRWERIEVVPGTADEYPVWASSQTGASAAQGMAALPAGPWWSQWRAQNTGLPSLETRGMRQGYGEPDPIPLLDGQTVGGEVAYTRWDYYSINVPSGADDLGIFLNDLDDGGPQDPDLYVRFGGLPTTNTWDFRPYVNGDESVCVTDFTLVDEDFNGAWGTYGSNPPPGWTILDGGDEATPTWNANDWHKYYRADGYGYAARVYWSPLEHQDEELITPPFDIPSTAGAVNLEFDHFFNHWDTASYETCTVRYRSDQHPSWITLATYTNDTPDMDHVTLSLLAYKGDTSAQIGFRYYAYDGYFWQVDNVRVSGTHLKTGTWYLGVRGYSSGTSPYELTATLNAGCTAAPEGAAPQGVGKAPSQAVSPEGGVDPKAPTGRVIWGTVNGPSGGVYVGTGDPSGTVTWEARNGVPPNNLTNLSAQTVYQLTDLTLIAGCAGDVFYSPSPDEGLTTWVNATSQMASPGSNDFRDLLEASNGDALVAAHGVGTGTSAGGVWLSGDKGAHWMRLSQGFDADKQLLTDLMADSGTPPQYYSSTDGTGVYSRTITAQPYPTLTDVTPASGSPDGGTEVTITGTGFSTECPTGTASDCPDSTPVVLFGDTEVSATYVSATELRAVAPAHAAGAVTVRVRNPDTRRSVSGRAFTYACEAPSGMANNTAVDVNAYADTGVRVSWTDPAAWNDGGSGTRSFAVYRNGALLQGGLSSGTHECTDLTGMNGVSYSYTVRASNGCGLSIATAGAAAADQFLVPEEVPDTSFLWAAGTSDTLTWSAATGATSYRVYRGDGADVGDLPTGASACLAYEGTETTTGALILAEPPAGQFYWYLVVGVNGAGEGSAGMSRTIVSSGACASP comes from the coding sequence ATGAACGCGGTTGCCGGTGTTCGCCGCACCATTGCGGTTCTGGGCGCAGCCTTTGCCTTATGCGCGGCCTCCCGAGCCCAGGTGCCCGGGGAGGCTTGGGAACGCATCGCCGTATTGGGCCACGACGTGAAGTGCCTGGCCTTCAGCCCCGATTACGCCAACGATCGGACGATCTTCGCCGGCACGGGCGGAATGGGGGTCTGGCGCTCCCAGGACGGGGGAGACACGTGGGTGAGGAACGGAACCGTGTACCTCGCCACGTCCATCGTGACCGATTTGGCGATTTCCCCAAACTACCCTAACGACCCCACCCTTTACGCCATCACGGAATCAGGCAATGTCTTCGTCAGCACGAACGCCGACCTGTCGACATGGTCCTTCACCATCTCCCTTCCAGCCCCTGGGCTGGACGCCCGGGGAACCAGCCTCGGCATCAGCCCCGATTATGCCTCCGACGGCACGGTCTTCGCCGGGTACGACGGGGACGGACTGTATATCACGAGAAACCGAGGATCCAGCTGGACCCAGGACACAGGGAGCCTCTCCCGCCTGATTCGATTGCTCGACATCGCCGTGGACCCCAATTTCGCCACCACCGACGAGGTGATCCTGGGCGGGGTCAGCCAGGACGGGTGCCTCTACCGTTGGGCCTCGGGGGTCTGGACCAAGATCAATGGAAGTCTGGGTGACGGGGACGGGGACACGATCACGACCGTTCGCTATGAGGGCAACGGGCGGATCTGGGTCGGCACCAAGAACAACGGGGCGTGGCATCGGCTGGGTTGGAGTTCGGGGTGGGCGGCCTGCTGGGACGGGGTCAATACAAACGACAAGCCGGCGGTCCTCAGCCTGGACCGGGTCGGCGGTTCGGCCCCAAAGTTCATGGAGGGCAGGGGCGACTCCCTATTTCAATCCTCGGATGCGAGCGGGTACGGGACCTCCTGCTCGCTCTACGATTCGGCCCATCCGGTTCAGGTCTGCCGCTTCGAGCCCGGATGGAACGGGACCACCTCGTGCACCGTCTTCATCGGCACGCCCCATGGTCTGCTTCGCAAATCCTGCGCCTCGAGCCCCGTCAAGACCACGACGGACCGCATCGACGGATGGGCGGTGGCCAGAGCACCGGGGGGCACGGCCCATTTCATGGGCTCCAAGGGCCAGGGGCTCTTCAAGCACGTGGCCGGAACCAACATGGTCCGCTACAACAACTTTCCCAACAAGCAGATCCCCGAGATCACCGCCATCTGCCTGGATCCCCTCTACGACGAGGTGGAGGGGTACTCGGACGGAGACTGCGTGCAGGACCGCTCGGTCCTCTTCGTGGCGGCCAATTTCACGCGGGCGCCCTGGGACAACGGGGTGTACAAATCCTCCGATTTCGGAAACACGTGGACGAAATTGGCAACGGGTTGGCCCACCTCGGCGATCACGCTCTATGATCTCGCCATCTCCCCGAATTACAGGGAAGGAGGACCCGATACCACGCTCTATGCCGCCACCTCCATCGGAGTCTACCGGTGGAACGGGCCAAGCACGGGATGGAGCTACCAATGGCGCCCTCTCACGGTCACGCCCGTCTATCGGGTCGCGGTGCCGCCCCTGTATAACCGCTACGGGGCTTCGGGTTACGCCTACCACGGCGTCTTCGCCAGCACCGACAACGGCGCGGGAGACAACGAGATCTGGTTCTCCGACGACGACGGAGTGACCTGGGAACAGGTCGGCTATCCCGGCACGACCCGCGGCCGGGTGACGGGCTTCGCCTTCGACGGGAACTTCGGGGGATCGGGTTCTCCGTCCACTCTGGTGGTGTCGGCCGTCCCCACGGACCCCGTGCATATGGGGGGGGTCTTCACGTCGAACCGATCCGGCGGCGGTTGGGGGGTATGGTCCTCCATCACGCCGGGCTCCGGCAGCTCCAGCGTCGTCTGGGATGTTTCCACGGAGCCGACCTACCTTCCCACGGACCTGAGCCGCCGCCATCTGGGCTGCGCCACCAACGGCGGTGTCTACTTCTCCGATGACGCCGGCGCCTCCTGGAGCCGAAGAATCTCCTCGGGAGGTTTTTCGGTCCAGTACGATCGGTCCGACTCGGCGGGCCAGAACGTGGTGGTCGGCCTCCAAACCCTCGGGGCGCGCCTGACCGATGACGGCGCGTCCAGCTTCACGGCCTTCACGGGCTACCACTACCTCCCCGACGACGTGTGGGCTACGGTGGCCCATGACCGGGACCCCAACGTCCTCTTCTCCTCCTCCCCCTCCATGGGCGTCTTCGTGAGCGAGGACAAGGGCATCTCCTACCGGCCCTGGAACCGGCGGCCTCCGGGGACCACCGCGGGGCCCTGCGTCCTGCGTTCTGGGCTGGGACTGGCCATGCTCACGGACCGGCGCAACGGGACGGGTCTCGACATCGTCTGGGCGGGGACCGTATCAGAGGGCATCAAGGCCCGGTACATCTACTACGACAGCACGACGGGAAAGATCGACCTGGAGACGGAGAACGGCACGGCGCCCAACGGTTGGCGTCACAACACGTGGTACAGCGACAGCAGCCAGATCACGGGGAGGTGGGAGCGCATCGAGGTGGTTCCCGGAACGGCGGACGAGTATCCCGTTTGGGCCTCCAGCCAGACGGGCGCCTCGGCGGCCCAGGGCATGGCGGCCCTCCCCGCGGGCCCGTGGTGGAGCCAGTGGCGGGCCCAGAACACGGGCCTGCCCTCCCTCGAGACCCGCGGCATGCGCCAGGGATACGGCGAACCCGACCCCATCCCCCTTCTCGACGGACAGACGGTGGGAGGGGAGGTGGCCTACACCCGGTGGGACTACTACTCCATCAATGTCCCTTCGGGCGCGGACGACCTTGGCATCTTTCTCAACGATCTGGACGACGGGGGGCCCCAGGACCCGGACCTCTACGTGCGGTTCGGAGGCCTGCCCACCACCAACACCTGGGACTTCCGGCCGTACGTCAACGGCGACGAGAGCGTCTGCGTGACCGATTTCACCCTCGTGGATGAAGACTTCAATGGAGCGTGGGGCACCTACGGGAGCAATCCGCCCCCGGGATGGACCATCCTCGACGGAGGTGACGAGGCGACGCCGACCTGGAATGCCAACGACTGGCACAAGTACTACAGGGCGGACGGGTACGGATACGCGGCCCGCGTCTACTGGAGTCCCCTGGAGCACCAGGACGAGGAACTCATTACGCCTCCGTTCGACATCCCCTCGACCGCGGGGGCCGTGAATCTGGAATTCGACCATTTCTTCAACCACTGGGACACGGCGTCGTACGAAACCTGCACCGTGAGGTACCGCTCGGACCAGCACCCCTCCTGGATCACCCTGGCCACGTACACCAACGACACGCCCGACATGGATCACGTAACCCTCTCCCTCCTGGCCTACAAGGGAGACACGAGCGCCCAGATCGGCTTTCGCTACTACGCATACGACGGGTACTTCTGGCAGGTGGACAACGTTCGCGTCAGCGGGACCCACCTGAAGACGGGTACCTGGTACCTGGGCGTGCGGGGCTACTCTTCGGGCACGAGCCCCTACGAACTCACGGCCACCCTGAACGCCGGGTGCACGGCGGCGCCCGAAGGGGCGGCGCCACAGGGGGTGGGGAAGGCCCCATCTCAGGCCGTTTCCCCGGAAGGAGGCGTGGATCCCAAGGCGCCGACGGGCAGAGTCATCTGGGGGACAGTCAATGGCCCCTCAGGCGGAGTGTACGTGGGCACGGGCGACCCCTCCGGCACCGTCACCTGGGAGGCCCGGAACGGGGTGCCCCCCAACAATCTGACCAACCTGTCCGCCCAGACCGTCTACCAGCTCACGGACCTGACCCTCATCGCGGGGTGCGCCGGCGACGTTTTCTACTCCCCCTCGCCCGACGAGGGCCTCACCACATGGGTCAACGCCACCTCCCAGATGGCCTCCCCGGGCTCCAACGACTTCCGGGATCTCCTGGAGGCCTCCAACGGCGATGCCCTCGTGGCGGCCCACGGCGTGGGCACGGGCACCAGCGCGGGAGGAGTCTGGCTCAGCGGGGACAAGGGGGCCCACTGGATGCGGCTGAGCCAGGGCTTCGACGCCGACAAACAGCTCCTGACGGACCTCATGGCCGATTCGGGGACTCCGCCCCAGTATTACAGCTCCACAGACGGGACGGGGGTGTACTCCCGCACCATCACGGCCCAGCCCTATCCCACCCTAACCGACGTCACTCCCGCCTCGGGAAGCCCCGACGGGGGGACGGAGGTCACGATCACAGGAACCGGCTTCTCCACCGAGTGTCCGACGGGCACGGCCTCGGACTGCCCCGATTCCACGCCGGTGGTCCTCTTCGGGGATACGGAGGTCTCGGCCACTTACGTGAGCGCCACGGAACTGCGGGCCGTGGCACCCGCCCACGCCGCGGGCGCCGTGACGGTCCGGGTGCGGAACCCCGACACGCGCCGCTCGGTGTCCGGCAGGGCCTTCACTTACGCCTGTGAGGCGCCTTCCGGAATGGCCAACAACACGGCGGTGGACGTAAACGCCTACGCCGACACGGGTGTGCGCGTCTCCTGGACCGATCCGGCGGCCTGGAACGACGGCGGATCGGGAACCCGGAGCTTCGCTGTGTACCGGAACGGGGCCCTCCTCCAGGGAGGGCTTTCGTCGGGCACCCATGAATGCACGGACCTGACGGGGATGAACGGGGTATCCTACAGTTACACCGTTCGAGCTTCCAACGGATGCGGACTCTCGATCGCCACCGCCGGGGCCGCTGCGGCGGACCAGTTCCTGGTCCCCGAGGAGGTCCCGGACACCTCCTTCCTGTGGGCCGCGGGAACTTCAGACACCCTGACTTGGAGCGCCGCCACGGGGGCGACCTCCTACCGGGTTTACCGGGGCGACGGGGCCGACGTGGGGGACCTTCCCACCGGCGCCTCGGCCTGCCTCGCTTACGAAGGGACGGAGACCACCACCGGCGCGCTCATTCTCGCCGAACCTCCCGCCGGGCAGTTCTACTGGTACCTCGTCGTCGGCGTCAACGGAGCGGGGGAGGGAAGCGCAGGCATGTCGAGGACGATCGTCTCGTCGGGGGCCTGTGCCTCACCGTGA
- a CDS encoding adenylate/guanylate cyclase domain-containing protein: MADLSVFLPWSFNGLAAGLSGGGPRYRIQRGTVLFTDVAGFTPLTEALSVLGREGAEELTRILNAYFTRMIAIADEEGGDVLRFGGDSMTLLFPGEAPGPALRAASRMMEAMSAFKQVPTRAGVYSLSMKIGAAAGPVLLGIVGGEAAGFDFYAAGPPLDGATAAEHQALPGQIVLDASVKGASPAGLRVLARGDRRLLFGSPTKPPRRAGHAPPPPGTVLEKVVPRVLHEFADETVLGEHRGTAVLFVRFDGLPYQAVEEGGGPRVPSLHCALDALYGTFAVAALQHGGYLNKMDMGDKGAKALLLFGSPRALENKEEMAVRAALHLMHSSRLPPGVILRIGLTSAPLFAGPLGAPHRREYTAMGNGINLAARLMQQAGPGQIRCDEATARAVRSFDFRPLPPVRLKGLKDPVPVFEPEGEREETLLEGGRLLERGEIQKKLLRHLLKGEGPPLLLRADAGLGKTALLEWALALVKEKGRTCVRVPLGPHSRGKAYAAWRGPLRAALGVRHGSAPAEIEIALAHALPPTLRPFAPLLRPLLDLSAVESSATEPLGPGERKELTAALIKAIFERCRGWAVLLDNLHFADPLSRDLLASLSDAGAHSLFRVAASLRPGFPEAENALPGAEVLDLPPLSERGILRLLTDLHGLIPPEKPVARWFVARSRGNPAVVGALLTALEAEGLVQRGDYGARIDGDRLFKTRFPDTLEGLYLAPVDLLRPEEKKLLQQASVLGDSVSVNLLKEAAGLDSSTLAGLLDALQGSRLLLTDTWGERPYVRFADTMLRDAVYEAAPFEVKREIHARLAHTLEAEGNTTPKLWPVLARHFRAAGEEAQARRYDRLAGRDAYERADNVSAFQHLERVCASLSPEPEDVEDAFRFMDACESLGRWADARPVLAALERLDPKLPLPHRARLRNYMAIQDPDEAEAHLLEGIRLAQACGNVLLEAKARLNLVGRVYGPTGRIDEATRELHSVLASPDVPGMVLLKGISLMNLGNALWFGGDPKKGETQLRKAANLLRRTGFAHRETQAANNLSALLGETGEFVKGAWWARRAINRADLFAQRAHQMGARLNLVSSLLAMGETRQASAHIETCSALAQAQGQRIDLAHALQRRAYLALLDGDGNRLAVSSREAVALFCELSQLRDAASSAWSYARYCRQLRSPELWGTFVDGLPHDHLPQIASCDESWARLFSALQSWASKEEGSPDDLFAAFPPGTDSLESVLFLAESCLEHLEAYPGRPCLQRTLIRLHPWHHFEGEMASLLLRKVGGSRWKQREKKHLGNKLWRCAGGVHGLRLLGLLFAEGSLAPRPYWERLVRQRLAFFRDRNPTWAWEALLRFPEVKTMAARLGIEDPR, translated from the coding sequence ATGGCGGACCTATCTGTATTCCTTCCCTGGAGTTTCAACGGCCTTGCCGCGGGCCTATCTGGCGGCGGGCCCCGGTATCGCATCCAACGGGGAACGGTCCTTTTCACGGACGTGGCGGGTTTCACGCCCCTGACGGAGGCCCTTTCGGTCCTCGGCCGGGAGGGCGCCGAGGAACTTACCCGGATCCTGAACGCCTACTTCACGCGCATGATCGCCATCGCGGACGAAGAGGGCGGCGATGTCCTTCGTTTCGGCGGGGACTCCATGACGCTCCTTTTCCCGGGAGAGGCCCCCGGGCCGGCCCTCCGCGCCGCCTCCCGGATGATGGAGGCCATGAGCGCCTTCAAGCAGGTGCCCACGCGCGCCGGCGTCTATTCGCTGTCCATGAAAATCGGCGCCGCGGCGGGGCCGGTGCTCCTCGGAATCGTGGGCGGAGAAGCCGCCGGGTTCGACTTCTACGCCGCGGGGCCTCCGCTGGACGGTGCCACCGCAGCCGAGCACCAGGCGCTTCCTGGGCAGATCGTCCTCGACGCGTCAGTGAAGGGCGCTTCTCCTGCTGGTCTTCGGGTTCTCGCTCGGGGGGACCGGAGGCTTCTCTTCGGAAGCCCAACAAAACCGCCTCGGCGCGCAGGCCACGCCCCTCCCCCCCCGGGCACCGTGCTCGAGAAGGTGGTTCCCCGCGTGCTGCACGAATTCGCAGACGAAACGGTTCTCGGGGAGCACAGGGGAACGGCCGTCCTCTTCGTGCGCTTCGACGGACTGCCTTACCAGGCCGTGGAGGAAGGTGGCGGACCCCGCGTCCCAAGCCTCCACTGCGCCCTCGATGCGCTCTACGGGACCTTTGCCGTTGCCGCCCTGCAACACGGCGGGTACTTGAACAAGATGGACATGGGGGACAAGGGCGCCAAGGCCCTCCTCCTCTTCGGGAGCCCGCGGGCGCTCGAAAACAAGGAAGAAATGGCCGTCCGGGCGGCGCTGCACCTCATGCACTCCTCCCGACTGCCCCCCGGCGTCATCCTGCGCATCGGCCTCACCTCCGCCCCCCTCTTCGCCGGGCCCCTTGGAGCCCCGCACCGCAGAGAGTACACGGCCATGGGCAACGGCATCAACCTTGCCGCCCGGCTGATGCAGCAGGCCGGGCCGGGGCAGATTCGCTGCGACGAGGCGACGGCCCGGGCTGTCCGATCCTTCGACTTCCGTCCCCTCCCGCCGGTCCGCCTGAAGGGCCTCAAGGACCCCGTTCCCGTCTTCGAGCCCGAAGGAGAACGGGAAGAGACCCTCCTCGAAGGCGGCCGGCTACTGGAGCGGGGCGAGATCCAGAAAAAGCTCCTCCGCCACCTCCTTAAGGGCGAGGGCCCTCCCCTCCTTCTCCGCGCCGATGCCGGTCTCGGCAAGACGGCGCTGCTCGAATGGGCCCTCGCGCTCGTGAAAGAGAAGGGGCGGACCTGCGTCCGGGTGCCCCTCGGGCCCCACAGTCGGGGAAAGGCCTACGCCGCCTGGCGCGGTCCCCTCCGGGCCGCCCTGGGGGTGAGGCACGGCAGCGCCCCCGCCGAGATCGAGATTGCGCTGGCCCACGCCCTGCCGCCGACCCTTCGTCCCTTCGCTCCCCTCCTGCGCCCCCTCCTGGACCTTTCTGCCGTGGAAAGTTCCGCCACGGAGCCCCTGGGACCCGGCGAGCGCAAGGAACTGACCGCCGCCCTCATCAAGGCGATCTTCGAGCGCTGTCGCGGATGGGCTGTTCTCCTCGACAACCTCCACTTCGCCGACCCCCTCTCCCGGGACCTGCTGGCCTCGCTCAGCGATGCCGGAGCCCATTCCCTTTTCCGGGTGGCCGCCTCGCTGCGTCCGGGCTTTCCGGAGGCGGAAAACGCCCTTCCGGGGGCCGAGGTGCTGGACCTTCCTCCCCTGTCGGAAAGGGGGATCCTGAGGCTCCTCACCGACCTCCACGGACTGATCCCGCCGGAGAAGCCGGTGGCCCGGTGGTTCGTCGCCCGCTCCCGCGGCAACCCTGCGGTGGTCGGCGCTCTCCTCACCGCCCTGGAGGCGGAGGGTCTCGTCCAGCGCGGCGACTACGGTGCCCGGATCGACGGCGACCGCCTCTTCAAGACGCGCTTCCCCGACACCCTGGAGGGCCTCTACCTCGCCCCCGTTGACCTCTTGAGGCCCGAGGAGAAGAAGCTTCTCCAGCAGGCCTCCGTCTTGGGGGATTCGGTTTCCGTGAACCTCCTCAAGGAGGCCGCGGGGTTGGACTCTTCGACACTCGCCGGTCTCCTCGATGCCCTCCAGGGCTCCCGGTTGCTCCTGACCGACACGTGGGGCGAAAGGCCCTACGTCCGCTTCGCCGATACCATGCTCCGCGACGCCGTCTATGAAGCGGCTCCCTTCGAGGTCAAGCGAGAAATCCACGCCCGCCTCGCCCACACGCTCGAGGCCGAGGGGAACACAACCCCCAAGCTCTGGCCCGTCCTCGCCCGCCACTTCCGGGCCGCCGGAGAGGAGGCCCAGGCCCGCCGCTACGACCGCCTCGCCGGCCGCGACGCCTACGAACGGGCCGACAACGTCAGCGCCTTCCAGCACCTCGAACGAGTCTGTGCCTCTCTGAGCCCCGAGCCCGAAGACGTCGAGGACGCCTTCCGCTTCATGGACGCCTGCGAAAGCCTCGGACGGTGGGCCGATGCTCGACCCGTTCTCGCTGCGCTGGAGCGCCTCGATCCGAAACTCCCCCTCCCCCACCGGGCGCGCCTCCGCAACTACATGGCCATCCAGGACCCCGACGAGGCGGAAGCCCACCTTCTCGAAGGGATTCGCCTGGCCCAGGCATGCGGCAATGTCCTCCTGGAGGCCAAGGCACGGCTCAACCTCGTGGGCAGGGTTTACGGGCCAACGGGAAGAATCGACGAGGCCACCAGAGAACTACATTCCGTCCTCGCATCTCCCGACGTCCCCGGCATGGTCCTTCTCAAGGGGATTTCGCTCATGAATCTGGGAAACGCACTTTGGTTTGGAGGAGATCCGAAAAAGGGAGAAACACAGCTGAGAAAGGCTGCGAACCTTCTCCGGCGCACGGGCTTCGCTCACCGAGAGACCCAGGCAGCCAACAACCTCTCGGCTCTCCTCGGGGAGACCGGCGAGTTCGTAAAAGGCGCCTGGTGGGCACGCAGGGCAATCAACCGGGCGGACCTTTTCGCCCAAAGGGCCCACCAAATGGGCGCACGGTTGAACCTCGTATCCAGCCTTTTGGCCATGGGGGAAACGCGCCAGGCCAGTGCCCACATCGAGACTTGTTCCGCTCTGGCCCAGGCCCAAGGGCAAAGGATCGACTTGGCGCACGCCCTTCAGCGAAGGGCGTACCTGGCCCTTCTGGATGGAGACGGAAACCGCCTCGCGGTCTCCTCGCGGGAGGCGGTTGCGCTTTTCTGTGAGCTGTCCCAATTGAGGGATGCCGCATCCTCCGCATGGTCCTATGCGCGATACTGCAGGCAGCTCCGGAGTCCCGAACTTTGGGGGACCTTCGTGGACGGTCTTCCCCACGACCATCTCCCCCAGATCGCCTCCTGTGACGAATCTTGGGCTAGGCTCTTCTCCGCACTCCAGTCTTGGGCTTCGAAGGAGGAGGGCAGTCCCGATGATCTTTTCGCTGCTTTCCCTCCAGGAACCGATTCCCTTGAATCGGTTCTCTTCTTGGCCGAAAGCTGCTTGGAGCACCTCGAGGCATACCCCGGCCGTCCCTGTCTTCAACGCACGTTGATTCGCCTCCACCCCTGGCACCACTTTGAGGGGGAGATGGCCTCGCTTCTTCTCCGAAAGGTCGGCGGAAGCAGGTGGAAGCAACGCGAGAAGAAGCATTTAGGCAACAAGCTTTGGCGCTGCGCGGGGGGCGTCCACGGACTGCGCCTGCTGGGCCTTCTCTTCGCCGAAGGATCATTGGCTCCTCGCCCATATTGGGAGCGGCTTGTCCGCCAGAGGCTCGCCTTCTTCCGCGACCGCAACCCGACCTGGGCTTGGGAGGCCCTTCTTCGGTTTCCAGAGGTGAAGACTATGGCGGCGCGCTTGGGGATCGAGGATCCCCGCTGA
- a CDS encoding MoxR family ATPase yields MDAQVKEVQRRVDSEAPTVARLISEVRNVIVGQQALLDRLVIALLARGHVLVEGVPGLAKTLAVKSLAGAVSASFQRVQFTPDLLPADLVGTLVYNPKEGVFEPKKGPIFTQILLADEINRAPAKVQSALLECMQERQVTLGGTTHVLPEPFFVMATQNPIEQEGTYPLPEAQVDRFLMKVVLTYPSPEEERQIIDRMATAEPPAVKPVLSVEDVLRARQVADSLYVDGRIKDYVVRLVQATRTPSRFRISAEGYVRYGASPRAALFLTLAAKVHAFLRGRAYVTPEDVKAVGMDVLRHRLILTYEAEAESVTPESLLSRIFEGVEVP; encoded by the coding sequence ATGGACGCTCAGGTCAAGGAGGTGCAGAGAAGGGTCGACAGCGAAGCGCCCACCGTGGCGCGCCTCATCAGCGAGGTTCGCAACGTCATCGTGGGGCAACAGGCCCTTCTGGATCGCCTCGTGATCGCCCTCCTGGCCCGGGGCCACGTCCTCGTGGAGGGGGTCCCCGGCCTCGCCAAGACCCTGGCCGTCAAGAGCCTGGCCGGCGCCGTCTCGGCGTCCTTCCAGCGGGTCCAGTTCACCCCCGACCTCCTACCCGCCGACCTCGTCGGCACCCTCGTGTACAATCCCAAGGAGGGGGTGTTCGAGCCCAAGAAAGGGCCCATTTTCACGCAGATCCTCCTGGCCGACGAGATCAACCGCGCTCCCGCCAAGGTCCAGTCGGCCCTGCTGGAATGCATGCAGGAGAGGCAGGTCACGCTCGGCGGGACCACCCACGTCCTGCCCGAACCGTTCTTTGTCATGGCCACCCAGAACCCCATCGAACAGGAAGGCACCTATCCCCTTCCCGAAGCGCAGGTGGATCGCTTCCTCATGAAGGTCGTCCTCACCTATCCCTCGCCCGAGGAGGAGCGCCAGATCATCGACCGGATGGCCACCGCCGAGCCCCCGGCCGTCAAGCCGGTCCTATCCGTGGAGGATGTCCTTCGCGCCCGGCAGGTGGCCGATTCCCTGTACGTGGACGGGCGCATCAAGGATTACGTGGTGCGCCTCGTCCAGGCTACCCGCACTCCCAGCCGCTTCCGCATCTCCGCCGAAGGGTACGTCCGGTACGGCGCGTCTCCCAGAGCGGCCCTCTTTCTCACGCTCGCCGCCAAGGTCCACGCCTTTCTCCGCGGAAGGGCCTACGTGACGCCCGAGGACGTCAAGGCCGTCGGGATGGACGTCCTGAGGCACCGCCTGATCCTCACCTACGAGGCCGAGGCCGAATCCGTCACGCCGGAGAGCCTCCTGTCCCGCATCTTCGAGGGCGTGGAGGTGCCATGA
- a CDS encoding segregation/condensation protein A encodes MDIPIQVPLAAQAQEPPADTEKAPRFRIPVFEGPLDLLLYLIHKNEIDIYDIPIVEITAQYEDYLSAMRELDLDVAADFILMAATLIHIKSRMLLPAPKEEGGEPAEDPRLPLVEQLLEYQRFKEVARLLTEREEVATAQYVRAAGLGEAGDGTETGLEVDLYDLVEALQSVLKRVADRRERIVFVPEISLASRINEVLERLEAHGSLLFVELFDEGMTRAHVVVTFLAILELAKQRVVRLFQEGPFHPIRVVLNA; translated from the coding sequence GTGGACATCCCGATCCAGGTCCCGCTGGCGGCGCAGGCCCAGGAGCCGCCCGCGGATACCGAAAAGGCGCCCCGCTTCCGCATCCCGGTCTTCGAGGGGCCCCTGGACCTGCTCCTGTACCTCATTCACAAGAACGAGATCGACATTTACGACATCCCCATCGTGGAGATCACCGCGCAGTACGAGGACTACTTGAGCGCCATGAGGGAGCTGGACCTCGACGTGGCGGCCGACTTCATCCTCATGGCGGCCACCCTCATCCACATCAAGAGCCGGATGCTGCTTCCCGCGCCGAAGGAGGAGGGGGGCGAACCGGCCGAGGACCCGCGGCTTCCCCTCGTGGAACAACTCCTCGAATACCAGCGCTTCAAGGAGGTGGCCCGCCTTCTCACCGAGCGGGAGGAGGTCGCCACGGCGCAGTATGTTCGGGCCGCTGGCCTGGGAGAGGCGGGCGACGGGACCGAGACGGGGCTGGAGGTGGACCTCTACGACCTCGTGGAGGCCCTGCAGTCCGTTCTCAAGCGCGTGGCGGACCGCAGGGAGCGAATCGTCTTCGTGCCCGAGATCAGCCTCGCCAGCCGCATCAACGAGGTCTTGGAGCGGCTGGAGGCTCACGGCTCCCTTCTCTTCGTGGAACTCTTCGACGAGGGGATGACCCGCGCCCACGTTGTCGTGACCTTCCTGGCCATCCTCGAGCTGGCCAAGCAGCGCGTCGTCCGCCTCTTTCAGGAAGGGCCCTTCCACCCCATCCGGGTGGTTCTCAACGCATAG